From Salvia splendens isolate huo1 chromosome 3, SspV2, whole genome shotgun sequence, a single genomic window includes:
- the LOC121795661 gene encoding acid phosphatase 1-like isoform X2: MQRMREAIMLVFVAIWSSSKAASTWWRSDTDEAWDNCLSWRLGVEANNIRAWRTVPPECSTHVEVYMVRGQYQRDVNLIVDTICAYIDTIDLSSDGLDAWILDVDDTCISNLFYYSGKRYGCEPFDPVGFKAWALSARCSAIPDVLRLFVKLIAKGFKVFLVTGRDEDTLGQATIRNLHAQGFFAYHRLILRSGAYKGQSAIAYKSTVRKQLAEEGFRIWGNVGDQWSDLQGEYTGNRTFKLPNPMYYIP, translated from the exons ATGCAGAGAATGAGAGAAGCGATAATGTTGGTGTTCGTAGCGATATGGTCGAGCTCGAAGGCGGCGAGCACGTGGTGGCGGAGCGACACGGACGAGGCGTGGGACAACTGCCTGAGCTGGAGGCTGGGTGTGGAGGCGAACAACATACGGGCCTGGCGCACGGTCCCCCCTGAGTGTTCCACGCACGTGGAGGTCTACATGGTGCGCGGCCAATACCAGCGCGATGTCAACCTCATCGTCGACACCATCTGCGCCTACATTGACACCATCGACCTCTCCAGCGACGGCCTCGATGCTTGGATCCTTGACGTCGACGACACCTGCATTTCCAACCTCTTCTACTACAGTGGGAAGCGCTACGG GTGTGAGCCGTTCGATCCTGTTGGGTTCAAGGCGTGGGCGTTGAGCGCCAGGTGCTCTGCAATTCCTGATGTGCTCAG GTTGTTCGTCAAATTGATCGCCAAAGGATTCAAGGTGTTCCTCGTTACTGGGAGGGATGAAGACACACTCGGCCAAGCCACCATTCGCAATCTCCACGCCCAGGGCTTCTTCGCCTACCATCGTCTCATTCTAAG GAGTGGTGCATATAAGGGGCAAAGCGCGATCGCATACAAGTCTACGGTAAGGAAGCAGCTAGCAGAAGAGGGGTTCAGAATATGGGGGAATGTGGGAGATCAGTGGAGTGATCTTCAAGGGGAGTATACAGGCAACCGCACCTTCAAGCTTCCTAATCCCATGTATTATATCCCTTAA
- the LOC121795663 gene encoding uncharacterized protein LOC121795663 isoform X1 has product MADENPDNRQQEDSAVGDGGDKCGIADDTNTASSSNSAMADGLSRLISSVMTAFDSRAEATGRSQDQLAFALDRLTGELDKLLEDAPSPFIMQHAAKISGVRKRVKSLNSVLKSIQRRIDNMDRMLSAGLAHGMILFLHPFFISICVIFLVSTTLPSL; this is encoded by the exons ATGGCGGACGAGAATCCAGATAATCGGCAGCAAGAAGATTCCGCCGTCGGAGATGGCGGTGATAAATGCGGTATTGCTGACGATACAAACACTGCAAGTAGCTCAAATTCAGCAATGGCAGATGGTTTGTCTCGGTTGATTTCATCTGTCATGACTGCCTTCGATTCCCGAGCAGAAGCCACTGGCCGGAGCCAAGATCAACTCGCCTTCGCACTCGATCGTCTCACCGGAG AGCTTGACAAGTTGCTAGAGGATGCTCCATCGCCGTTTATTATGCAGCACGCAGCTAAGATTTCTGGTGTTAGGAAAAGGGTTAAATCGTTGAATAGTGTTTTGAAGTCCATTCAAAGGCGGATTGATAATATGGATCGGATGCTGTCTGCTGGATTAGCTCATGGTATGATATTATTCCTTCAccctttttttatttctatatgcGTCATTTTCCTCGTCTCAACAACACTGCCATCACTTTGA
- the LOC121795663 gene encoding uncharacterized protein LOC121795663 isoform X2, which produces MADENPDNRQQEDSAVGDGGDKCGIADDTNTASSSNSAMADGLSRLISSVMTAFDSRAEATGRSQDQLAFALDRLTGELDKLLEDAPSPFIMQHAAKISGVRKRVKSLNSVLKSIQRRIDNMDRMLSAGLAHGSFLSSYSTTTTPSYFITC; this is translated from the exons ATGGCGGACGAGAATCCAGATAATCGGCAGCAAGAAGATTCCGCCGTCGGAGATGGCGGTGATAAATGCGGTATTGCTGACGATACAAACACTGCAAGTAGCTCAAATTCAGCAATGGCAGATGGTTTGTCTCGGTTGATTTCATCTGTCATGACTGCCTTCGATTCCCGAGCAGAAGCCACTGGCCGGAGCCAAGATCAACTCGCCTTCGCACTCGATCGTCTCACCGGAG AGCTTGACAAGTTGCTAGAGGATGCTCCATCGCCGTTTATTATGCAGCACGCAGCTAAGATTTCTGGTGTTAGGAAAAGGGTTAAATCGTTGAATAGTGTTTTGAAGTCCATTCAAAGGCGGATTGATAATATGGATCGGATGCTGTCTGCTGGATTAGCTCATG GGTCATTCCTTTCTTCCTACTCCACCACAACCACACCATCATATTTCATTACCTGttaa
- the LOC121795663 gene encoding uncharacterized protein LOC121795663 isoform X4 encodes MADENPDNRQQEDSAVGDGGDKCGIADDTNTASSSNSAMADGLSRLISSVMTAFDSRAEATGRSQDQLAFALDRLTGELDKLLEDAPSPFIMQHAAKISGVRKRVKSLNSVLKSIQRRIDNMDRMLSAGLAHEAMAGESSEQQHAQ; translated from the exons ATGGCGGACGAGAATCCAGATAATCGGCAGCAAGAAGATTCCGCCGTCGGAGATGGCGGTGATAAATGCGGTATTGCTGACGATACAAACACTGCAAGTAGCTCAAATTCAGCAATGGCAGATGGTTTGTCTCGGTTGATTTCATCTGTCATGACTGCCTTCGATTCCCGAGCAGAAGCCACTGGCCGGAGCCAAGATCAACTCGCCTTCGCACTCGATCGTCTCACCGGAG AGCTTGACAAGTTGCTAGAGGATGCTCCATCGCCGTTTATTATGCAGCACGCAGCTAAGATTTCTGGTGTTAGGAAAAGGGTTAAATCGTTGAATAGTGTTTTGAAGTCCATTCAAAGGCGGATTGATAATATGGATCGGATGCTGTCTGCTGGATTAGCTCATG AAGCAATGGCGGGTGAAAGCAGTGAGCAGCAGCATGCTCAATAA
- the LOC121795660 gene encoding BTB/POZ domain-containing protein At3g08570-like, producing the protein MKSKRCICVKSKRMQPLSAATPNFSTTFANRIFSDVAGDITIIVDGESFLLHKFPLVARSGKIRKLVADAKKSKLELTNFPGGPEMFELAAKFCYCMNFVITIANVATLRCAAEYLEMTEDYQDENLVERTQTYLTQVVCPSLENSVQVLSACEKLLPLAEEIGIPDICVAAIAMNACKEQLVSRLDCDSGSLEWWADDLSGLSISFYRRVVISMRQSGVRTDSIVASLMHYAETWLKGIGKHQLWNPARTSLIESGQRSILETLVTLLPVEKNSCIPLNFLFGMTRVAIMVEATLSCRVELERRIAYKLEMALLDDLLIPSLQTGDSLFDVDTIHRILVQFLHRIEEEEEEEECGYELEEMGHGCLLKVARLVDAYLAEIAPDPYLRLEKFIAMIEVLPDYARVIDDGIYRSIDIYLKSHPMLSEHECNKLCKLIDCQKLSQEGCNHAAQNERLPVHLVVRVLYFEQVRMKSGLCGEGQKMSCSGVGSAAMSPRDTYASLRRENRELKLEISRMRVRLSDLEKEQVVMKEGMIDKCRQGNSVLTSISRGIAMLKQHKLKPRRSKR; encoded by the exons ATGAAAAGCAAAAGGTGCATCTGCGTAAAGAGCAAAAG AATGCAGCCTCTCTCCGCCGCCACTCCCAACTTCTCCACCACCTTTGCCAACCG CATTTTCTCTGATGTTGCTGGAGACATCACAATTATTGTTGATGGAGAATCCTTTCTACTGCATAAG TTCCCCCTAGTTGCTCGAAGTGGAAAGATCCGCAAGCTGGTTGCCGATGCCAAGAAGTCCAAACTAGAACTCACCAACTTCCCCGGAGGCCCTGAAATGTTTGAACTTGCAGCTAAGTTTTGTTACTGCATGAATTTTGTAATCACCATTGCAAATGTAGCCACCCTGCGCTGCGCTGCTGAGTACTTGGAGATGACAGAAGATTATCAAGACGAAAACCTCGTTGAGCGCACACAGACGTATCTCACCCAAGTTGTATGTCCCAGTCTTGAAAATTCAGTGCAAGTTCTATCTGCTTGTGAGAAGCTTCTACCTCTTGCTGAAGAGATAGGGATCCCGGACATATGCGTTGCTGCTATTGCCATGAATGCTTGCAAGGAGCAGCTGGTTTCGCGTTTAGATTGTGATAGTGGATCCTTGGAGTGGTGGGCGGATGATCTCTCGGGGTTAAGTATAAGTTTTTATCGTAGGGTTGTGATTTCCATGCGACAGAGTGGTGTTAGGACGGATAGTATAGTTGCCTCTCTGATGCATTATGCTGAGACATGGTTGAAGGGTATAGGGAAGCATCAGTTATGGAATCCGGCGAGAACTAGTTTGATTGAGAGCGGGCAGAGGAGTATTCTTGAAACGCTTGTAACTCTATTACCGGTGGAGAAAAACTCGTGCATTCCCTTGAACTTTTTGTTTGGGATGACGAGGGTGGCCATCATGGTGGAGGCAACATTAAGTTGCCGGGTGGAGCTGGAGAGGAGGATCGCGTACAAATTAGAGATGGCTTTGCTGGATGATCTGCTTATACCGTCGCTTCAAACAGGGGACTCCTTGTTTGATGTTGATACTATTCATCGCATTCTTGTTCAGTTCTTGCATCGgattgaggaggaggaggaggaggaagaatgTGGGTACGAATTGGAGGAGATGGGGCATGGGTGCCTGTTGAAAGTTGCAAGGCTTGTTGATGCATACTTAGCTGAGATTGCTCCTGACCCTTATTTGAGGCTTGAAAAATTCATTGCTATGATCGAGGTGCTGCCTGATTATGCTCGTGTCATCGACGATGGAATTTATAGGTCCATCGACATCTACTTAAAG TCACATCCGATGCTGAGTGAGCACGAGTGCAACAAGTTATGCAAGCTGATCGACTGCCAGAAACTGTCCCAAGAAGGTTGCAACCACGCTGCCCAGAACGAGAGGCTCCCGGTGCATTTGGTGGTGAGGGTTTTATACTTTGAGCAGGTGCGGATGAAGAGTGGTCTGTGTGGAGAGGGGCAGAAGATGAGCTGCAGCGGGGTGGGCAGCGCTGCCATGTCCCCACGAGACACATATGCTTCGCTGAGGAGGGAGAATCGGGAGTTGAAACTGGAGATATCGAGAATGAGAGTGAGGCTAAGTGATCTGGAGAAAGAGCAGGTGGTGATGAAGGAGGGGATGATAGACAAGTGTAGGCAGGGTAATAGTGTGTTAACCTCCATTTCTAGAGGGATTGCTATGCTTAAACAGCACAAGCTCAAACCAAGGAGAAGTAAGAGATGA
- the LOC121795663 gene encoding uncharacterized protein LOC121795663 isoform X3 gives MADENPDNRQQEDSAVGDGGDKCGIADDTNTASSSNSAMADGLSRLISSVMTAFDSRAEATGRSQDQLAFALDRLTGELDKLLEDAPSPFIMQHAAKISGVRKRVKSLNSVLKSIQRRIDNMDRMLSAGLAHGAEAMAGESSEQQHAQ, from the exons ATGGCGGACGAGAATCCAGATAATCGGCAGCAAGAAGATTCCGCCGTCGGAGATGGCGGTGATAAATGCGGTATTGCTGACGATACAAACACTGCAAGTAGCTCAAATTCAGCAATGGCAGATGGTTTGTCTCGGTTGATTTCATCTGTCATGACTGCCTTCGATTCCCGAGCAGAAGCCACTGGCCGGAGCCAAGATCAACTCGCCTTCGCACTCGATCGTCTCACCGGAG AGCTTGACAAGTTGCTAGAGGATGCTCCATCGCCGTTTATTATGCAGCACGCAGCTAAGATTTCTGGTGTTAGGAAAAGGGTTAAATCGTTGAATAGTGTTTTGAAGTCCATTCAAAGGCGGATTGATAATATGGATCGGATGCTGTCTGCTGGATTAGCTCATG GTGCAGAAGCAATGGCGGGTGAAAGCAGTGAGCAGCAGCATGCTCAATAA
- the LOC121795661 gene encoding acid phosphatase 1-like isoform X1, whose amino-acid sequence MRMREAIMLVFVAIWSSSKAASTWWRSDTDEAWDNCLSWRLGVEANNIRAWRTVPPECSTHVEVYMVRGQYQRDVNLIVDTICAYIDTIDLSSDGLDAWILDVDDTCISNLFYYSGKRYGMLCRCEPFDPVGFKAWALSARCSAIPDVLRLFVKLIAKGFKVFLVTGRDEDTLGQATIRNLHAQGFFAYHRLILRSGAYKGQSAIAYKSTVRKQLAEEGFRIWGNVGDQWSDLQGEYTGNRTFKLPNPMYYIP is encoded by the exons ATG AGAATGAGAGAAGCGATAATGTTGGTGTTCGTAGCGATATGGTCGAGCTCGAAGGCGGCGAGCACGTGGTGGCGGAGCGACACGGACGAGGCGTGGGACAACTGCCTGAGCTGGAGGCTGGGTGTGGAGGCGAACAACATACGGGCCTGGCGCACGGTCCCCCCTGAGTGTTCCACGCACGTGGAGGTCTACATGGTGCGCGGCCAATACCAGCGCGATGTCAACCTCATCGTCGACACCATCTGCGCCTACATTGACACCATCGACCTCTCCAGCGACGGCCTCGATGCTTGGATCCTTGACGTCGACGACACCTGCATTTCCAACCTCTTCTACTACAGTGGGAAGCGCTACGG AATGTTATGTAGGTGTGAGCCGTTCGATCCTGTTGGGTTCAAGGCGTGGGCGTTGAGCGCCAGGTGCTCTGCAATTCCTGATGTGCTCAG GTTGTTCGTCAAATTGATCGCCAAAGGATTCAAGGTGTTCCTCGTTACTGGGAGGGATGAAGACACACTCGGCCAAGCCACCATTCGCAATCTCCACGCCCAGGGCTTCTTCGCCTACCATCGTCTCATTCTAAG GAGTGGTGCATATAAGGGGCAAAGCGCGATCGCATACAAGTCTACGGTAAGGAAGCAGCTAGCAGAAGAGGGGTTCAGAATATGGGGGAATGTGGGAGATCAGTGGAGTGATCTTCAAGGGGAGTATACAGGCAACCGCACCTTCAAGCTTCCTAATCCCATGTATTATATCCCTTAA